One window of the Aptenodytes patagonicus chromosome 17, bAptPat1.pri.cur, whole genome shotgun sequence genome contains the following:
- the PROCA1 gene encoding protein PROCA1 isoform X1, producing the protein MCAPGLLCRLLLLLLLLLLLLLLLAAVPGAAPVPGAAPPGRPRARRGLTYPGTLWCGAGSNADAYEQLGEHRDTDWCCRDHDHCQHVIHPFTARYGYRNLRWHTISHCDCDRRLKECLRRVNDTASRVVGQAFFNVIQVPCFEFTYKEECVEPYLYVWCKAYNTVAIAVPREPVLYEFGGELIDRAARPGGVPLSLPWSSGGGGAVPVEHHVPAHPLSPPKAAKKERKGKKKDKKKKGKGLKKKGPSQNGEPSRSAAAALTGQDPQAPLLDLGKAANTVLSDAPAREGLGRESSPAPPSPVPTASGKRRRKERNRKKRLKSKAEAEPAREP; encoded by the exons ATGTGCGCCCCGGGGCtgctctgccgcctcctcctcctcctcctcctcctcctcctcctcctcctcctgctggcagcCGTCCCCGGTGCGGCCCCCGTCCCCGGAGCGGCCCCGCCGGgacggccccgcgcccgccgcgggCTCACCTACCCCGGGACGCTGTGGTGCGGCGCGGGCAGCAACGCGGATGCCTACGAGCAGCTGG GGGAGCACCGGGACACGGACTGGTGCTGCCGGGACCATGACCACTGCCAGCATGTCATCCACCCCTTCACCGCCCGCTATGGGTACCGCAACCTGCGCTGGCACACCATCAGCCACTGCGACTGCGACCGCAG GTTGAAGGAGTGCCTGCGGCGGGTGAACGACACGGCCTCACGGGTGGTGGGCCAGGCCTTCTTCAACGTCATCCAGGTGCCCTGCTTCGAGTTCACCTACAAGGAAGAGTGCGTGGAGCCCTACCTCTATGTCTG GTGCAAGGCGTACAACACAGTGGCCATCGCGGTGCCCAGGGAGCCGGTGCTGTACGAGTTCGGTGGGGAGCTCATTGACCGGGCAGCGAGGCCCGGGGGGGTCCCTCTGAGCCTCCCGTGGAGCAGCGGGGGCGGAGGAGCCGTCCCAGTGGAGCATCACGTGCCCGCCCACCCGCTGTCCCCCCCAAAGGCAGccaagaaagagaggaaggggaagaagaaagacaagaaaaagaaggggaaaggttTGAAAAAGAAAGGCCCTTCCCAAAACGGGGAGCCGAGCCGTTCCGCAGCCGCTGCCCTCACTGGGCAGGACCCACAGGCCCCACTGCTGGACTTGGGGAAAGCAGCCAACACCGTCCTGAGTGATGCCCCGGCGCGGGAGGGCTTGGGCAGGGAGTCGTCCCCGGCCCCCCCATCCCCAGTCCCTACTGCCAGcgggaagagaaggaggaaggagagaaacagaaagaagaggctgaaaagcaaagctgaGGCAGAGCCTGCGCGAGAGCCCTGA
- the PROCA1 gene encoding protein PROCA1 isoform X2, which yields MPTSSWAPPSPACTLCIPAGEHRDTDWCCRDHDHCQHVIHPFTARYGYRNLRWHTISHCDCDRRLKECLRRVNDTASRVVGQAFFNVIQVPCFEFTYKEECVEPYLYVWCKAYNTVAIAVPREPVLYEFGGELIDRAARPGGVPLSLPWSSGGGGAVPVEHHVPAHPLSPPKAAKKERKGKKKDKKKKGKGLKKKGPSQNGEPSRSAAAALTGQDPQAPLLDLGKAANTVLSDAPAREGLGRESSPAPPSPVPTASGKRRRKERNRKKRLKSKAEAEPAREP from the exons ATGCCTACGAGCAGCTGG gccccccccagccctgcctgcaccctgtgCATCCCTGCAGGGGAGCACCGGGACACGGACTGGTGCTGCCGGGACCATGACCACTGCCAGCATGTCATCCACCCCTTCACCGCCCGCTATGGGTACCGCAACCTGCGCTGGCACACCATCAGCCACTGCGACTGCGACCGCAG GTTGAAGGAGTGCCTGCGGCGGGTGAACGACACGGCCTCACGGGTGGTGGGCCAGGCCTTCTTCAACGTCATCCAGGTGCCCTGCTTCGAGTTCACCTACAAGGAAGAGTGCGTGGAGCCCTACCTCTATGTCTG GTGCAAGGCGTACAACACAGTGGCCATCGCGGTGCCCAGGGAGCCGGTGCTGTACGAGTTCGGTGGGGAGCTCATTGACCGGGCAGCGAGGCCCGGGGGGGTCCCTCTGAGCCTCCCGTGGAGCAGCGGGGGCGGAGGAGCCGTCCCAGTGGAGCATCACGTGCCCGCCCACCCGCTGTCCCCCCCAAAGGCAGccaagaaagagaggaaggggaagaagaaagacaagaaaaagaaggggaaaggttTGAAAAAGAAAGGCCCTTCCCAAAACGGGGAGCCGAGCCGTTCCGCAGCCGCTGCCCTCACTGGGCAGGACCCACAGGCCCCACTGCTGGACTTGGGGAAAGCAGCCAACACCGTCCTGAGTGATGCCCCGGCGCGGGAGGGCTTGGGCAGGGAGTCGTCCCCGGCCCCCCCATCCCCAGTCCCTACTGCCAGcgggaagagaaggaggaaggagagaaacagaaagaagaggctgaaaagcaaagctgaGGCAGAGCCTGCGCGAGAGCCCTGA
- the LOC143168175 gene encoding adenine phosphoribosyltransferase-like encodes MDLCHVPAAREKGWYLALMAPNVKGPNYAWLDPSRLYCHPQGLQDCMADLLQPFQGDPIDMVAGIDAMGFILGAAAAATLQKGFLAIRKAGHLCVQTLAQPYTDYSGREKVMEVRTDAISPGLRILLVDQWVETGGTMRAAIQLVERLGGVVAGIAAICIEDSEGGRWIRERYKCAHCVPPGLQPRFDRHQFSWD; translated from the exons ATGGACCTGTGCCACGTCCCCGCCGCCCGAGAGAAGGGCTGGTACCTGGCACTGATGGCCCCCAACGTCAAGGGTCCCAACTACGCCTGGCTGGACCCCTCTCGGCTCTACTGCCACCCGCAA GGCCTGCAGGACTGCATGGCTGACCTGCTGCAGCCCTTCCAGGGAGACCCCATCGACATGGTGGCTGGTATCGACGCCATGGGCTTCATCCTGG gcgctgccgccgccgccacgctGCAGAAAGGCTTCCTGGCTATCCGCAAAGCCGGGCACCTCTGTGTGCAGACACTGGCACAGCCCTACACCGACTACTCGGGCCGAGAGAAGGTGATGGAGGTCCGCACCGATGCCATCTCGCCAG gtCTGCGCATCCTCCTCGTGGACCAGTGGGTCGAAACCGGGGGCACCATGCGAGCAGCCATCCAGCTGGTGGAGCGGCTGGGGGGGGTTGTGGCAG GCATCGCTGCCATCTGCATCGAGGACAGCGAGGGCGGGCGGTGGATCCGGGAGCGCTACAAGTGTGCCCACTGCGTCCCCCCGGGCCTGCAGCCCCGCTTTGACCGCCACCAGTTCAGCTGGGACTGA
- the RAB34 gene encoding ras-related protein Rab-34, with product MNMLAPVRRDRVIADLPPCFRKEAALHARPAFHPTVASACQEQRTGTVGFKISKIIVVGDLSVGKTCLINRFCKDTFDKNYKATIGVDFEMERFEVLGVPFSLQLWDTAGQERFKCIASTYYRGAQAIVIVFDVNDVASLDHTRQWLADALKENDPSNVILFLVGSKKDLSTPAQYSLMEKDALKVAQEMQAEYWAVSSLTGENVRDFFFRVAALTFESSVLAELERSSTRKIGDTVRISSNESDLYLSTPRKKPKCCQ from the exons ATGAACATGCTGGCTCCGGTCCGCAGGGACAGGGTCATCGCCGACCTGCCCCCG tgttttCGGAAGGAGGCCGCCCTGCACGCCCGCCCCGCCTTCCACCCCACGGTGGCCAGCGCCTGCCAGGAGCAGCGGACGGGCACCGTGGG gtTCAAGATCTCCAAGATCATCGTGGTGGGGGACCTCTCGGTGGGGAAGACTTGCCTGATCAACCG ctttTGCAAGGACACCTTCGACAAGAACTACAAGGCGACCATCGGGGTGGATTTCGAGATGGAGCGGTTTGAGGTGCTGGGGGTGCCCTTCAGCCTGCAGCT gtgggaCACGGCCGGCCAGGAGCGCTTCAAGTGCATCGCCTCCACCTACTACCGGGGAGCACAAG ccatcGTCATCGTCTTCGATGTCAACGACGTGGCGTCCCTGGACCACACGCG GCAGTGGCTGGCTGACGCCCTGAAGGAGAATGACCCATCCAACGTGATCCTCTTCTTGGTGGGCTCCAAGAAGGACCTGAGC ACGCCGGCGCAGTACAGCCTGATGGAGAAGGATGCTCTGAAGGTGGCCCAGGAGATGCAGGCGGAGTACTGGGCTGTCTCCTCGCTCACTG GGGAGAACGTGCGGGATTTCTTCTTCCGCGTGGCGGCGCTGACCTTTGAGAGCAGCGTGCTGGCCGAGCTGGAGCGCAGCAGCACCCGCAAGATCGGCGACACCGTGC GGATCAGCAGCAACGAGAGCGACCTGTACCTGTCGACACCCCGCAAGAAACCCAAGTGCTGCCAGTga
- the RPL23A gene encoding large ribosomal subunit protein uL23, giving the protein MAPKAKKEAVPPKTEAKAKALKAKKAVLKGVHSHKKKKIRTSPTFRRPKTLRLRRQPKYPRKSAPRRNKLDHYAIIKFPLTTESAMKKIEDNNTLVFIVDVKANKHQIKQAVKKLYDIDVAKVNTLIRPDGEKKAYVRLAPDYDALDVANKIGII; this is encoded by the exons ATGGCGCCCAAGGCGAAGAAGGAGG CTGTGCCTCCGAAGACAGAGGCAAAGGCTAAGGCGCTGAAGGCCAAGAAGGCCGTCCTGAAGGGGGTCCACAGCCACAAGAAGAAGAAGATCCGCACATCGCCCACCTTCCGCAGGCCCAAGACCCTGCGACTGCGGCGGCAGCCCAAGTACCCCCGGAAGAGCGCCCCACGGAGAAACAA GCTGGACCATTACGCCATTATCAAGTTCCCTTTGACTACAGAGTCAGCGATGAAGAAGATAGAGGATAACAATACTCTGGTGTTCATCGTCGATGTCAAGGCAAACAAGCACCAGATCAAACAGGCTGTCAAGAAGCTGTACGATATCGATGTGGCCAAGGTCAACACATTGATTAG GCCTGACGGGGAGAAGAAGGCTTACGTCCGACTGGCTCCGGATTATGATGCGCTGGATGTAGCCAACAAG ATTGGAATCATCTAA